A single genomic interval of Hafnia alvei harbors:
- a CDS encoding thymidine kinase translates to MAQLYFYYSAMNAGKSTALLQSSYNYQERGMRTLVFTAEIDNRFGVGKVSSRIGLSSQAQLYNSETPLFDMIRQENDLLPVNCVLVDECQFLTKDQVNQLSDVVDSLDIPVLCYGLRTDFRGELFGGSQYLLAWADKLVELKTICHCGRKANMVLRLDEHGKALKDGEQVVIGGNESYVSVCRKHYKDALA, encoded by the coding sequence GTGGCACAACTATATTTTTATTATTCAGCGATGAATGCGGGCAAATCAACGGCGTTACTTCAATCTTCCTATAACTATCAGGAACGAGGAATGCGCACGCTGGTGTTTACCGCAGAAATTGACAATCGTTTTGGTGTGGGAAAAGTTAGCTCGCGTATTGGTCTGAGTTCACAGGCTCAACTTTATAATAGCGAAACACCTTTGTTCGATATGATTCGGCAGGAAAATGATCTTTTGCCTGTGAACTGCGTGTTAGTGGATGAGTGTCAATTCCTGACCAAAGATCAGGTTAATCAACTTTCCGATGTAGTCGATAGCTTAGATATTCCAGTGTTGTGCTATGGACTGAGAACCGATTTTCGCGGTGAATTGTTTGGCGGAAGCCAATATCTATTAGCTTGGGCTGATAAATTGGTTGAGCTTAAAACGATTTGCCACTGCGGGCGCAAAGCAAATATGGTGCTACGTCTAGATGAGCACGGTAAAGCGTTAAAAGACGGCGAGCAGGTTGTGATTGGTGGTAATGAAAGCTATGTCTCAGTCTGTCGTAAGCATTATAAAGACGCGCTAGCGTGA
- the hns gene encoding histone-like nucleoid-structuring protein H-NS, with product MSEALKILNNIRTLRAQARECTLETLEEMLEKLEVVVNERREEDSQAQAEIEERTRKLQQYREMLIADGIDPNELLQSMAAGKVAGKAKRAARPAKYQYVDENGETKTWTGQGRTPAVIKQAIEEQGKSLDDFLL from the coding sequence ATGAGCGAAGCATTAAAAATTCTGAACAACATCCGTACTCTTCGTGCTCAGGCTAGAGAATGTACTTTAGAAACTCTAGAAGAAATGCTGGAGAAATTGGAAGTTGTTGTAAACGAACGTCGTGAAGAAGATAGTCAGGCACAAGCTGAGATCGAAGAACGTACTCGTAAATTACAGCAATACCGCGAAATGCTGATTGCTGACGGTATCGATCCTAATGAACTGCTGCAAAGCATGGCTGCTGGTAAAGTAGCGGGTAAAGCAAAACGTGCTGCTCGCCCTGCTAAATACCAGTATGTTGATGAAAATGGCGAAACTAAAACCTGGACTGGCCAAGGCCGTACTCCAGCTGTGATTAAGCAAGCTATCGAAGAACAAGGTAAGTCTCTGGACGATTTCCTGCTGTAA
- the galU gene encoding UTP--glucose-1-phosphate uridylyltransferase GalU — MSTSVRKIRKAVIPVAGLGTRMLPATKAIPKEMLPLVDKPLIQYVVNECIAAGINEIILVTHSSKNSIENHFDTSFELEAMLEKRVKRQLLAEVQSICPKHVTIMQVRQGLAKGLGHAILCAYPLVGDEPFAVILPDVILDEYTSDLSKDNLSEMLSRYEATGHSQIMVEPVPMEDVSNYGVADCSGVELKAGESTPMKAVVEKPARDKAPSNLSIVGRYVLSPEIWPLLSKTPPGAGEEIQLTDAIAMLMKKETVEAYHLKGLSHDCGNKMGYMQAFVEYGMRHASLGKEFTTWLKSLDLND, encoded by the coding sequence ATGTCAACGTCAGTAAGAAAAATCAGAAAAGCCGTAATACCTGTCGCAGGGCTAGGAACGCGTATGTTGCCAGCCACCAAAGCCATTCCAAAAGAAATGTTGCCGTTGGTTGATAAGCCACTGATCCAATATGTTGTGAATGAATGCATTGCTGCAGGGATTAACGAAATAATTCTGGTTACACATTCTTCAAAAAACTCTATCGAAAACCATTTCGACACCAGTTTTGAATTAGAAGCAATGCTGGAAAAACGCGTTAAGCGTCAGCTTCTAGCTGAAGTGCAGTCTATTTGTCCTAAGCATGTCACCATCATGCAAGTTCGTCAGGGATTAGCGAAAGGTTTAGGCCATGCGATCCTGTGCGCATATCCACTGGTTGGCGATGAGCCATTTGCCGTTATCCTGCCAGACGTGATCTTAGATGAGTACACCTCCGATCTAAGTAAAGACAACTTGAGTGAGATGCTGTCTCGTTATGAAGCAACAGGCCATAGCCAAATTATGGTTGAGCCAGTACCGATGGAAGATGTTTCTAACTACGGCGTTGCAGATTGCAGCGGCGTTGAGCTGAAGGCGGGTGAGAGCACTCCGATGAAAGCGGTAGTTGAGAAACCGGCACGCGATAAGGCACCGTCAAACTTGTCTATCGTAGGTCGCTACGTGCTATCACCAGAGATTTGGCCACTGCTGTCTAAGACACCTCCAGGCGCTGGCGAAGAAATCCAATTAACAGACGCGATTGCGATGTTAATGAAGAAAGAAACCGTTGAGGCTTATCATCTGAAAGGTCTGAGCCATGACTGCGGAAATAAAATGGGTTACATGCAGGCGTTTGTTGAATATGGCATGCGCCACGCTTCTTTAGGTAAAGAATTCACCACGTGGTTAAAGTCGTTAGACTTGAACGACTAA
- the purU gene encoding formyltetrahydrofolate deformylase: MSQPVIQRKVLRTICPDAKGLIAKITNICYKHQLNIIQNNEFVDHLTGRFFMRTELEGIFNDETLLADLDGALPSGSERELTVSGRQRIVVLVTKEAHCLGDLLMKSAFGGLDVEIAAVIGNHSTLQSLVERFDIPFTLVSHEGLSRDEHDAAMVAEIKKHAPDYVVLAKYMRILTPDFISHFPNQIINIHHSFLPAFIGARPYHQAYERGVKIIGATAHFVNNDLDEGPIIMQDVINVDHTYTADEMMRAGRDVEKNVLSRALYRVLAQRVFVYGNRTVIF; encoded by the coding sequence ATGTCACAACCCGTTATTCAACGCAAAGTTCTCCGCACCATCTGTCCAGATGCGAAGGGGCTCATCGCCAAGATCACCAACATTTGCTATAAACACCAGCTTAATATCATTCAAAATAATGAATTCGTTGACCATCTCACCGGCCGTTTTTTCATGCGTACCGAACTGGAAGGTATTTTCAACGATGAGACGTTGCTGGCCGATCTGGATGGCGCACTACCCTCCGGCTCTGAGCGAGAACTTACGGTATCAGGCCGTCAACGCATTGTGGTGCTTGTCACCAAAGAGGCTCACTGCCTTGGCGACCTGCTGATGAAAAGTGCATTTGGGGGATTAGACGTCGAAATTGCAGCGGTCATTGGCAACCACTCCACGTTGCAATCGCTGGTTGAGCGTTTCGATATACCTTTCACGCTAGTCAGCCATGAAGGTCTCTCGCGTGATGAACATGACGCCGCCATGGTGGCTGAAATTAAAAAACATGCGCCCGACTACGTGGTGCTAGCGAAATATATGCGGATATTAACGCCTGACTTCATCAGTCACTTCCCCAACCAGATTATTAATATTCACCACTCTTTCCTTCCAGCTTTCATTGGCGCACGCCCATATCATCAAGCCTATGAGCGCGGTGTGAAGATTATTGGTGCAACCGCGCACTTCGTTAATAACGATCTCGATGAAGGTCCAATCATCATGCAAGACGTTATTAACGTTGACCACACTTATACCGCCGATGAAATGATGCGCGCAGGGCGCGACGTTGAAAAAAATGTGCTCAGTCGTGCACTGTACCGCGTGCTGGCACAGCGGGTATTTGTTTATGGGAATCGTACAGTTATATTCTGA
- a CDS encoding YchE family NAAT transporter has protein sequence MSQSLLDLSGYIKFFVGLFALVNPVGILPVFISMTSYQAVAARNKTNLTANTSVAIILISSLLLGDSILMFFGISIDSFRIAGGILVVTIAMSMISGKLGEDKQNKQEKSETAIRENVGVVPLALPLMAGPGAISSTIVWSSRYHGWQNLLGFSLAIILFAFCCWLLFRAAPLLVRLLGQTGINVITRIMGLLLMALGIEFIVTGLRSIFPGLL, from the coding sequence GTGAGCCAGTCTTTGCTGGATTTATCTGGTTACATTAAGTTTTTTGTTGGTCTCTTCGCGTTGGTAAACCCAGTAGGTATTCTGCCGGTGTTTATTAGCATGACGAGCTATCAGGCGGTTGCGGCACGCAACAAAACCAATCTGACGGCCAATACGTCAGTTGCCATCATTTTGATCTCTTCTTTATTGCTGGGCGATTCAATATTGATGTTCTTCGGCATCTCGATTGATTCCTTCCGTATTGCGGGGGGCATCTTGGTGGTGACCATTGCGATGTCGATGATTAGCGGGAAACTGGGCGAAGATAAGCAGAATAAACAAGAAAAATCAGAAACTGCGATCCGAGAAAATGTAGGCGTTGTACCGTTGGCATTGCCATTAATGGCTGGACCCGGCGCAATCAGCTCAACGATTGTTTGGAGTTCTCGCTACCACGGTTGGCAAAACCTGCTTGGGTTTTCCCTGGCCATTATTCTGTTTGCGTTCTGTTGTTGGCTACTATTTAGGGCTGCACCGTTGCTGGTCCGCCTGCTCGGTCAAACAGGCATTAACGTCATCACGCGAATCATGGGTTTGCTATTAATGGCGTTAGGTATTGAATTTATTGTTACAGGCCTGCGATCTATATTCCCCGGACTGTTATAA
- the adhE gene encoding bifunctional acetaldehyde-CoA/alcohol dehydrogenase — protein sequence MAVTNIAELDALVARVKKAQREFANYTQEQVDKIFRAAALAAADARIPLAKLAVEESGMGIVEDKVIKNHFASEYIYNAYKDEKTCGILSQDDTFGTITIAEPIGIICGIVPTTNPTSTAIFKALISLKTRNGIIFSPHPRAKNATNKAADIVLQAAIAAGAPKDIIGWIDQPSVELSNQLMHHPDINLILATGGPGMVKAAYSSGKPAIGVGAGNTPVVVDETADIKRVVASILMSKTFDNGVICASEQSVIVVDSVYDAVRERFATHGGYMLQGKELKAVQDIILKNGGLNAAIVGQPATEIAKMAGITVPATTKILIGEVKVVDESEPFAHEKLSPTLAMYRAKNFEEAVTKAEKLVEMGGIGHTSCLYTDQDNQPERVNYFGEKMKTARILINTPASQGGIGDLYNFKLAPSLTLGCGSWGGNSISENVGPKHLMNKKTVAKRAENMLWHKLPKSIYFRRGSLPIALDEVASDGAKRAFIVTDRFLFNNGYADQITKVLKGHGIETEVFFEVEADPTLSIVRKGAELMNSFKPDVIIALGGGSPMDAAKIMWVMYEHPETHFEELALRFMDIRKRIYKFPKMGVKAKMIAVTTTSGTGSEVTPFAVVTDDATGQKYPLADYALTPDMAIVDANLVMNMPKSLCAFGGLDAVTHALEAYVSVLANEYSDGQALQALKLLKENLPASYHEGAKNPVARERVHNAATIAGIAFANAFLGVCHSMAHKLGSEFHIPHGLANALLISNVIRYNANDNPTKQTAFSQYDRPQARRRYAEIADHLGLSAPGDRTAAKIEKLLAWLDNIKADLGIPASIREAGVQEADFLAKVDKLSEDAFDDQCTGANPRYPLISELKQILMDTFYGREFSESLEAEAVKAPAAKAEKKSKK from the coding sequence ATGGCTGTAACCAATATCGCTGAACTAGATGCGTTAGTAGCACGTGTTAAAAAAGCCCAGCGTGAGTTTGCCAATTACACTCAAGAGCAAGTAGATAAAATCTTCCGCGCCGCCGCTCTGGCTGCTGCTGATGCCCGTATCCCGTTGGCTAAATTAGCCGTTGAGGAATCAGGTATGGGTATCGTGGAAGATAAAGTGATTAAAAACCACTTTGCATCCGAATATATCTATAACGCTTATAAAGATGAAAAAACCTGTGGCATCCTGTCTCAGGATGACACGTTCGGTACTATCACTATCGCAGAACCTATCGGTATCATCTGCGGTATCGTGCCAACAACTAACCCAACGTCCACGGCAATCTTCAAGGCACTTATCAGCCTGAAAACCCGTAACGGTATCATCTTCTCTCCGCACCCTCGTGCCAAAAATGCGACGAATAAAGCGGCAGATATCGTTCTGCAGGCAGCTATCGCAGCTGGCGCGCCAAAAGATATCATCGGCTGGATCGATCAACCAAGCGTTGAACTGTCTAATCAACTGATGCATCACCCAGACATTAACCTGATTCTGGCCACCGGTGGCCCGGGCATGGTTAAAGCAGCGTATAGCTCTGGTAAGCCTGCTATCGGCGTTGGTGCAGGTAACACACCGGTTGTTGTTGACGAAACTGCCGACATTAAACGTGTTGTTGCTTCTATCTTGATGTCTAAAACCTTCGACAACGGCGTGATCTGTGCTTCAGAACAGTCTGTTATCGTGGTTGACTCCGTGTATGACGCAGTACGTGAGCGTTTCGCCACTCACGGCGGTTACATGCTGCAAGGTAAAGAATTGAAAGCCGTTCAGGATATCATCCTGAAAAATGGCGGCCTGAACGCGGCTATCGTAGGTCAGCCAGCCACTGAAATTGCAAAAATGGCCGGCATTACTGTTCCAGCGACCACCAAGATCCTCATTGGTGAAGTGAAAGTTGTTGATGAGTCTGAACCATTCGCTCATGAAAAACTGTCTCCAACGCTGGCAATGTACCGCGCTAAAAACTTTGAAGAAGCTGTCACTAAAGCTGAGAAATTGGTTGAGATGGGTGGTATCGGCCATACCTCTTGCCTGTACACCGATCAGGATAACCAGCCTGAGCGTGTAAATTACTTCGGCGAAAAAATGAAGACTGCACGTATCCTGATCAACACCCCTGCTTCTCAAGGTGGTATCGGTGACCTGTATAACTTCAAACTTGCTCCATCTTTGACTCTGGGTTGTGGTTCTTGGGGTGGTAACTCCATCTCTGAAAACGTCGGGCCTAAACACCTGATGAACAAAAAAACCGTGGCGAAGCGAGCAGAAAACATGTTGTGGCATAAACTTCCGAAATCTATCTACTTCCGCCGTGGCTCTCTGCCAATCGCGCTGGATGAAGTAGCATCTGATGGTGCAAAACGTGCCTTCATCGTGACTGACCGCTTCCTGTTCAACAATGGTTACGCAGATCAGATCACTAAAGTCCTGAAAGGCCACGGTATCGAAACTGAAGTCTTCTTCGAAGTTGAAGCTGACCCAACGCTGAGCATCGTACGTAAAGGTGCAGAGCTGATGAACTCCTTCAAACCAGACGTGATTATCGCGTTGGGCGGTGGTTCACCAATGGACGCAGCGAAAATCATGTGGGTGATGTACGAACATCCAGAAACTCACTTTGAAGAACTGGCACTGCGCTTCATGGATATCCGTAAGCGTATCTACAAGTTCCCTAAAATGGGCGTGAAAGCGAAAATGATCGCCGTCACCACCACTTCAGGTACCGGTTCAGAAGTCACTCCGTTTGCCGTGGTCACCGACGATGCAACAGGCCAGAAATACCCACTGGCTGACTATGCATTGACACCAGACATGGCGATCGTTGATGCGAACTTAGTGATGAACATGCCAAAATCACTGTGTGCGTTCGGTGGTCTGGATGCCGTAACTCATGCTCTGGAAGCTTACGTTTCGGTTCTGGCTAACGAATACTCTGACGGTCAGGCTCTGCAAGCGCTGAAGCTGCTGAAAGAAAACCTGCCAGCAAGCTACCATGAAGGGGCTAAAAACCCAGTTGCACGTGAGCGTGTTCACAATGCGGCAACTATCGCAGGTATCGCTTTTGCCAACGCCTTCTTGGGTGTATGCCACTCCATGGCCCACAAGCTGGGTTCTGAGTTCCATATTCCACACGGCTTAGCAAACGCCCTGCTGATTTCTAACGTTATCCGCTACAACGCGAACGATAACCCAACTAAGCAGACTGCTTTCAGCCAGTACGACCGCCCTCAGGCTCGTCGCCGCTATGCTGAAATCGCAGACCATTTAGGTCTGAGCGCACCGGGCGACCGTACTGCTGCGAAGATTGAAAAACTGTTGGCATGGTTGGACAACATCAAGGCAGATCTGGGCATTCCAGCATCTATCCGTGAAGCTGGCGTTCAAGAAGCTGACTTCTTGGCTAAAGTTGACAAACTGTCTGAAGATGCATTCGATGACCAGTGTACAGGTGCTAACCCACGCTACCCGCTGATCTCAGAACTGAAGCAAATTCTGATGGATACTTTCTACGGCCGTGAGTTCAGTGAATCACTCGAAGCTGAAGCCGTAAAAGCACCTGCCGCCAAAGCTGAGAAAAAATCTAAGAAATAA
- the oppA gene encoding oligopeptide ABC transporter substrate-binding protein OppA, producing the protein MSKHIKKNLLAVSVMAALGMFSIAQVQAADVPAGVKLADKQELVKNNGSEVQSLDPHKIEGVPENNVTNDLMEGLTQHDPQGKTIPGTAVSWDNKDFKVWTFHIRPDAKWSNGQPVTAEDFVYSWQRIVDPKTASPYASYLQYAHVENVDDIIAGKKDKSTLGVKALDDKTFQITLTEPVPYLAEMTSHYAMKPVNKAVVEKFGDKWTLPENYVSNGAYKLKDWVVNERIVLERNPEYWDNAKTVINKVTFLPIASEVTDVNRYRTGEIDVTYNNMPIELFQKLKKEIPQEVKADPYLCTYYYEINNQKPPFNDERVREALKLGMDRDIIVNKVKNQGDLPAYSFTPPYTDGAKLTPPEWFGWSQEKRNEEAKKLLAAAGYGPDKPLTFNLLYNTSDLHKKLAIAAASIWKKNLGVNVKLENQEWKTFLDTRHQGTYDVSRAGWCADYNEPSSFLNMMLSDSSSNTPHYKSAAFDKIMAGALQTNSKEARAAVYQQAEQQLDKDSAIVPVYYYVNARLVKPYVGGYTGKDPQDNVYDKNLYIIQH; encoded by the coding sequence ATGAGCAAACACATCAAAAAGAATTTACTGGCCGTAAGCGTTATGGCGGCATTGGGCATGTTTAGTATTGCGCAGGTCCAGGCGGCGGATGTTCCTGCCGGTGTTAAGCTGGCCGATAAACAAGAGCTGGTCAAAAATAACGGTTCTGAAGTTCAGTCATTAGACCCGCATAAAATTGAAGGCGTACCCGAAAACAACGTCACTAATGACTTGATGGAAGGTTTAACCCAGCACGATCCTCAGGGGAAAACTATCCCAGGCACGGCGGTGAGTTGGGACAATAAAGATTTTAAAGTATGGACTTTCCATATTCGCCCTGATGCCAAATGGTCAAATGGTCAGCCTGTTACCGCAGAAGATTTTGTTTATAGCTGGCAGCGTATTGTTGATCCAAAAACCGCATCGCCGTACGCCAGCTATCTGCAATACGCTCACGTTGAAAACGTAGATGACATTATTGCGGGCAAAAAAGATAAATCGACGCTGGGCGTGAAAGCGCTTGATGATAAAACTTTCCAAATTACCTTAACCGAGCCCGTACCGTATTTAGCAGAAATGACGTCGCATTACGCCATGAAACCGGTGAACAAAGCCGTGGTGGAAAAATTTGGCGACAAATGGACGCTGCCTGAAAACTACGTGAGCAACGGCGCTTATAAATTAAAAGATTGGGTCGTTAACGAGCGTATTGTTTTAGAGCGTAACCCTGAATATTGGGACAATGCGAAAACCGTTATTAATAAAGTCACGTTCCTGCCTATTGCTTCTGAAGTGACCGACGTCAACCGCTACCGTACCGGCGAAATCGATGTCACCTATAATAATATGCCAATCGAACTATTCCAGAAGTTGAAAAAAGAGATCCCGCAGGAAGTTAAAGCCGATCCCTATCTGTGCACTTACTACTATGAAATTAATAACCAGAAGCCACCATTTAACGATGAGCGCGTGCGTGAGGCCCTTAAGTTAGGGATGGACCGCGATATTATCGTTAACAAAGTCAAAAACCAGGGCGATCTGCCAGCCTACAGCTTTACCCCTCCTTATACCGATGGCGCTAAGTTAACCCCGCCTGAATGGTTTGGTTGGTCACAGGAAAAACGTAATGAAGAGGCGAAGAAGTTACTCGCCGCTGCGGGCTATGGCCCAGATAAACCACTGACGTTTAACCTGTTGTACAACACCTCCGATTTGCATAAAAAACTGGCGATTGCCGCAGCTTCTATTTGGAAGAAAAATCTGGGTGTGAACGTTAAGTTGGAAAACCAAGAGTGGAAAACGTTCTTGGATACCCGTCATCAGGGCACCTATGATGTTTCGCGTGCGGGCTGGTGTGCCGATTACAACGAGCCAAGTTCATTCCTGAACATGATGCTGTCTGACAGCAGCAGTAACACGCCTCACTATAAGAGCGCAGCCTTTGATAAAATCATGGCTGGCGCACTGCAAACCAACAGCAAAGAGGCGCGAGCCGCCGTTTATCAACAGGCTGAACAGCAGCTTGATAAAGATTCTGCCATTGTCCCTGTCTATTACTACGTTAATGCGCGTCTGGTGAAACCCTATGTAGGCGGTTATACCGGTAAAGATCCGCAAGATAACGTATATGATAAAAACTTGTACATTATTCAGCACTAA
- the rssB gene encoding two-component system response regulator RssB: protein MALPLESKRVMIVEDDPVFRCVLAGYLQSQGALVQEAANGIEALGLLDEFTPDAILCDLAMPEMGGIEFIKRLRERGFQTPVVVISATEEMADVANAMRLGVRDVLLKPITDLSRLQETLLSCFYPDLFESPALEKDEFIHDWELLSQDPEYAARLLKQLQPPVQQNICGCKVNYRQLTSLNNSGLVLDIAPLSSKDLAFYCLDVSRAGENGILAALMVRAIFNGLLQEQLAHQELRLPQMSTILKQVNHLLRQANLEGQFPLLAGYYHVQQQNLILVSAGLHAKIHAGDNLIQLNSGVPLGTMGSIHVNQVSQRCSHWQSQIWGVGGHLRLMLTSP from the coding sequence ATGGCGTTGCCACTGGAAAGTAAGCGAGTGATGATCGTCGAAGACGACCCTGTCTTTCGCTGTGTACTGGCCGGCTACCTCCAATCCCAAGGCGCTTTGGTCCAAGAAGCAGCCAATGGAATAGAGGCCTTAGGTTTACTGGATGAGTTCACTCCAGACGCAATCCTTTGCGATCTTGCGATGCCAGAAATGGGCGGGATCGAGTTTATTAAACGGTTAAGAGAGCGAGGCTTTCAAACACCGGTAGTTGTGATTTCTGCAACTGAAGAAATGGCTGACGTTGCGAATGCAATGCGGCTTGGTGTTCGTGATGTATTGCTCAAGCCAATAACCGATCTCAGCAGATTGCAGGAAACGCTTTTATCTTGCTTTTATCCCGATCTATTTGAATCACCGGCTTTAGAGAAAGACGAGTTTATCCATGATTGGGAGCTATTAAGCCAAGATCCTGAATATGCAGCGCGTTTGCTAAAACAGTTACAGCCGCCGGTTCAACAAAACATTTGTGGCTGTAAGGTTAATTATCGACAGCTCACGTCTCTGAATAATTCAGGTTTGGTATTAGACATTGCGCCGTTATCCAGTAAAGATCTCGCATTCTATTGTTTAGATGTTTCGCGAGCAGGAGAAAACGGCATTTTGGCGGCACTGATGGTGCGGGCGATTTTTAACGGGTTGCTGCAAGAACAGCTGGCTCACCAGGAATTGCGCTTGCCTCAAATGTCTACCATTCTTAAACAGGTCAACCACCTGCTGCGTCAGGCAAACCTTGAAGGGCAATTTCCTTTGCTGGCTGGGTATTATCATGTTCAGCAACAGAATCTGATTCTTGTTTCTGCGGGATTACATGCCAAAATTCATGCGGGTGATAATCTGATCCAGCTCAATAGCGGTGTACCTTTAGGCACGATGGGGTCAATTCACGTCAATCAGGTTAGCCAGCGATGTAGTCATTGGCAGAGCCAAATCTGGGGCGTGGGTGGGCATCTGCGTTTAATGCTGACTTCACCGTAA
- the oppB gene encoding oligopeptide ABC transporter permease OppB has product MLKFIFRRLLEAIPTLFILITISFFMMRLAPGSPFTGERALPPEVLANIEAKYHLNDPIWKQYGHYLVQLGHGDFGPSFKYKDYSVNDLVSASFPVSAKLGFAAFLLAVVFGVTAGVLAALKQNSKWDYAVMGVAMTGIVIPSFVVAPLLVLIFAIQLKWLPGGGWNGGALKFMILPMVALSLAYIASIARITRGSMIEVLHSNFIRTARAKGLPMRRIILRHALKPALLPVLSYLGPAFVGIITGSMVIETIYGLPGIGQLFVNGALNRDYSLVLSLTILVGALTILFNAIVDVLYAVIDPKIRY; this is encoded by the coding sequence ATGTTAAAATTTATCTTTCGGCGCTTGCTTGAGGCGATACCGACGCTATTTATCCTGATCACCATCTCATTCTTCATGATGCGCTTAGCGCCGGGTAGCCCATTTACCGGTGAACGCGCTTTGCCGCCAGAAGTTTTGGCTAATATCGAAGCGAAATATCATCTTAACGATCCTATCTGGAAACAATACGGACATTATTTAGTGCAATTAGGCCACGGTGATTTTGGCCCCTCATTTAAATATAAAGATTATTCCGTTAATGATTTGGTGAGCGCGTCGTTTCCTGTTTCGGCCAAATTAGGTTTTGCAGCCTTTTTATTGGCGGTAGTTTTTGGTGTGACGGCAGGCGTGTTAGCTGCGCTAAAACAAAATAGCAAATGGGATTATGCGGTTATGGGGGTGGCCATGACCGGTATTGTCATCCCCAGTTTCGTGGTTGCGCCGTTATTGGTGTTAATTTTTGCCATTCAGCTGAAATGGCTGCCGGGAGGCGGGTGGAACGGCGGGGCGCTCAAGTTTATGATTTTGCCAATGGTGGCACTCTCATTAGCTTATATCGCCAGCATCGCGCGTATTACCCGTGGCTCCATGATTGAAGTTTTGCATTCCAACTTTATTCGTACCGCACGGGCGAAAGGCTTACCGATGCGTCGCATTATTTTGCGTCACGCATTGAAACCTGCGTTGCTACCAGTGCTCTCGTATTTAGGCCCAGCCTTTGTCGGTATAATTACGGGTTCGATGGTTATCGAAACTATTTATGGATTGCCGGGGATCGGTCAGCTGTTTGTTAACGGCGCACTGAACCGCGACTATTCCTTGGTGCTGAGCCTAACCATTTTGGTTGGCGCGCTGACCATCCTGTTTAACGCGATTGTCGATGTGCTTTATGCCGTCATCGATCCGAAAATCCGTTACTGA
- a CDS encoding YchJ family protein, whose product MIPTTSIPLDSHSPCPCQSGNAFAQCCEPIISRQRMAAEPEQLMRSRYTAYVVRNADYLVDTWHPECGMDKQRAAIEESFADTEWLGLTIVKTASGKNKDEGFVEFFARYHSDAENQNNSIHECSRFIRLDQRWYYVDGTKPQIGRNDPCPCGSGKKYKKCCDQ is encoded by the coding sequence ATGATCCCCACCACATCTATACCGCTTGATAGCCATTCACCCTGCCCGTGTCAAAGCGGCAACGCCTTTGCCCAATGCTGTGAACCCATTATTAGCAGGCAACGTATGGCCGCTGAGCCCGAACAGCTGATGCGTTCACGTTACACCGCCTATGTGGTGCGCAACGCAGATTATCTGGTGGATACCTGGCATCCAGAATGTGGCATGGACAAACAACGCGCCGCGATTGAAGAGAGTTTTGCTGATACCGAGTGGCTAGGATTAACGATTGTTAAAACTGCCAGCGGTAAGAACAAGGATGAAGGCTTTGTTGAATTCTTCGCGCGTTACCATTCTGATGCCGAAAATCAAAATAATTCGATTCATGAATGTTCACGCTTTATTCGTTTGGATCAACGTTGGTATTATGTGGATGGAACCAAACCGCAGATCGGCAGAAACGATCCCTGCCCATGTGGTTCTGGCAAAAAATATAAGAAATGCTGTGATCAATAA